Below is a window of Macadamia integrifolia cultivar HAES 741 chromosome 8, SCU_Mint_v3, whole genome shotgun sequence DNA.
TGCAATGATTCAACGGCCAGATTTTAAACCAATTAGCAAAACAGTGAAATCTGGAAATTAAATCAGAATAGACTAGAACTCTAATTAGTTTAAATCAGAGACTCGGATGAACACTGGATTCTGGTGGATTGTAGTAGCTCAATAGAGGAACAAGTTCTCAAAAGTTGATGGTGATGTAAGGGTTGGATTAAGACTAATTAACAAAAGAataaatctggaaaataaaaagggCAAAATATGGAGATTTAAAATTACTCCAGGTCTGTACCAGGTCTTGGTCCTGGTCTCTCTTGGGGAGGTCTTGAATGCACTTGTATTGAATTTGTTGGACAGAACATGGAATTTCAGAAATCAATGGAGTACTTTAATAttgatagagaagaagaagatacgaCTAAGCATGCTACGTAGCCTCGAATGGAGTCCCGCCACAtaacactgcatctcacagcaaaTCTGAAATCTCAGAGAGTAAAGAAAAGGCTCAAGCCAAAATCTCATTaatcaaattcgtgtacaaGGCTGTAGCCCCCTTCAAACTTGTATAGAAGTTCAAAAAACATACTCCAACATTAAAGGCCTAACCCAAAccttaactaataaggtaacataaactgactaggaaactgattCAAAACAGGACTGGACTTATAGAATCCTAATCCAGCTTAACTAAAACACTTcaataacattaaaataaaaaaataagaacactGACTTAACTAATCCTGTATGCCTGGCCTCTACCCATGTTATAGGCCCCTTAAAGTGCATATTACAAAGAAACCCCATTGGCAAAgtcccaacacatacataacccaacccaaagcttatttccaataaaataaacccatgtaggtgatttatctgcatcaatctGTCTTTCAAGTATCTCCACCTtcattcagagagagagagaaatggaggACAACCTACACACTCTCATGTCCCCTTTTGCTCTATCCTATCCATTATCAGCTATTTGTGCTATTAgatctttttccttaatttctaaaACTGATGCTGCTTGTGACATGAATTGTAGTTTGTTTTTCTCTGTGAAATGTCTTAGTTGAACGGAAACACAACCTACTTTTTGATTAGTCTCATTTTTCGTTGCAATCtattaattttttccttttaagttagCAGTTGAATTATGATGACTTGCAGTTGTCAAATTCTTGAGCTTGATCATCATATTACCCCGATtactttctcctttttctccctttttccccATCCTTAATATAATTATACCCCTTTGTGCTGCCCCATCCCCTTCTGTGGGTTTAAATATAGGTTTTAGGTCCGTGGTCACAGTGGCCCCAACTCATATAGAAGCAACCCAACCAGTTGCCATCCCTACAGATCAAATTGTGTGAAAGACTCCAATCTTATCGATATCACATTATGTGAACACAATAATTGCCTTTGAGAGTGAAAAGAGAAAGTTCCAGGCATGTTTCCACAAGTGGGAACAGTTGGTTGTTTATATAATTATGTGTATCTCCACTTGGTTCGCTAGGGACGAAAATTTCAAAGCTGAGATGGTTGAAGTCCAACAGCTTAAagggggaaggaagaagaaatcagATCAAAGTCAAGTCTTTTTGGAGTTTTGGCTCTCTTCCGTGTAGATTTGCGTTACTTGGGGCAGTTTTCTTATTAATTCGATACAAGATATTTTGTGCATTCTTTTTGCTGACCAACTACTTTGGGAGAGGTTCACCGGTCAACTTCTGTTAAGTAGTTTTAAGAGGAGACAAGTAACAATGGTATTATAGTTTTTTAGGGACTTTGACTGGGCAGCAACTACAGAAAACATGTGGCTCGGTGAATTTTAGCATAAATGATGTTATGCCCCTCACCTCCCAAGGTCTTTTCTGCCTCTTTAAAGTGGATTCCTTGGTCTTGTATTTTCTATTTCCTTAAAATGTTTACAGTCCTTGCCAGTGTACACAACCGTTCCGTCTTCCCCCATTTTCTCATCATCAAACCACTATAACAGTAGCCTCATAACCTTGCCAAGGCAGCTTGCCTTTGCGCCATGAAAAATATAGTGTCATACAGAGTTGGATAAAATATATTCTGTTTTAGACTCTGCTATGGCGAGACACACTATATATGGTGAGGATCCAACATGGTGATCAGACATGTGAATCAccttttctaaaaataaatataaagttGGTAAACACCTTCATTGTTCAGTGATAGGTCTTATACTCGAATACATttgctttggttttttttttttggctgtctTATAGAATGTTGGTAAATGTCTTAAgcattatgtacactaaaacactCTCACCCCCcacaaccaaagaaaaaaaaggtagcCTGAtcctttgggttttttttttccctactaAGGATGCTTGTTGAGTGACAGGTCTTATACTCGAATACATTtgctttggtttttattttggcTGTCTTATAGAAAGTTGGTAAATGTCTTAAgcattatgtacactaaaacactCTTACCCCCcacaaccaaagaaaaaaaaggtagcCTGATcctttggggttttttttttccctactaAGGATGCTTGTGGTTGTAAATCTATTAGACTGTAAACGTTGTGCTGCATCTTTGTGTTTGATGCATTCTTTCTGCAAGTAGACAATTCTAATGTATGCTATACAGTTGCATGAAGGTGAAGAAGACCTCAAGCAAAGCAAATTTTGCAGCAAAAAATGCTCCTCCATTCTGTGAAATATGGTTTGTGTACAAAAGGAAACATGTCTGGACAAGGGAGGCTTCTGAAGGCCTGACTATTTTCCCGTCAGTTCTTAGTCCACCTGATACTGTACTTTCTGAAAGTTTAATCTCTAGTTCGTCACATAATCTTGTGGGTGAGCTTATATCCAACAATACGTGTCTTCAGACTGATTCTTCCAGTACTGGTATACTTTACTTTGGAGTCAGAAACCAGGTCCATTTGGAACCAGATAAAATGGAAGTTGATTCATCTTCCAGTGGATCCTGTTTCACCAATCAGTTTGATTCTTTGTCATCTGAAAGATTGTTTCCATCAGATTCTGACTCTAAGGTAGAGGAAGAAATGCTGTATAATCAGCTTGAGGAAGTGATGAGACTAGCTGAGACATTAAAGGGTGAAGCATTTGCAGAGTTAGTGAAGTGCAAAAATTTGGAAGCAGAAGCTTTTGAAGCAATTAACAAGGTAGAAAATTAACTGCTTTTCTTTGCTTTGTTTTCAGAGAATTTTTAGAGATTCTGTAATCACAACTTTCATGTCTTCTTTGGAACATTCTGAGGAGGAAAGTTATTGGTGGAGCttcttttactttcttcttGCCAGTATTGGTTTTttcttcccccaccccacccccccttccctttttttctctttctttttcttttttttttttggggggggggggtggtgtctTTACAAAAACTTTCctgtgaaaatgaaaatttattgaaattCAGAATGTGAATATCTCATTAAATAATATCCTGCAAATTctttttaagtttcagccttatCCCCACTCtgcaggaaacagcctcttctcgAAGCGGGGGCTGCATACactatgaccctccccagaccctgcgTCCCTGCCatggtgggagccttgtgcactgggttcaCCCTTTCTCGCGATATTTCAAATGAAACTTCCATGAAGTTTTTAAAATATTTGACCTCTGTGTCATTTTTTAATTGTTCTAAGGTGTTATTTATATTCCTCTCTGTAATCTCCTTCCCTTCACCTACTAGGTCAAGGTATTTGATGCTGCCTGTGCACGTGAATCTAAGCTTCGAGAGGAAGTTGAAGACATACTAAGAATTACTAGACAGCAACAACAAAAGCTCTTGGAGCAAAGAGAAGAAGTAACTAGAGACCTACAGAAGATGATGACAAATGTATCTGTACTTGATATTCATCTCCGGCGGTCAACTCATCGGCGGGAAGAAGCTGCTGGAGAGTTGAAGTTCATCCAAGAATCCCTTGCAACTCTCCAGGATGAAAGGGACAAGCTACAACAGCAAAAAGAGGAAGCCATGTGTCAACTGGAACAGTGTAGAAGTCGTGGACATACTGGGGTACCTAACTGTGACAGGTTCATACAGTTTTGCAATGAATCCCACGAGTTCACAGAATTTACTTTATCAGATCTGCAGACTGCAACATGTGACTTTTCAGAGAGCTTTAAGATTGGGGAGGGAGGTTATGGATGTGTTTACAAGGGAGAGATTTTTAACCAAAGTGTAGCTGTAAAGAAGTTGCATCCATATAACATTCAATGCCAATCAGAGTTTCAGCAAGAGGTGAACtgctctctctatctctattcccaacaccccacccaaaaaaaaaaaaaggtacatttATGAGAAGTACTCCATGTGGGACTAGAAAATAATTTCTCCTGCCTTCTCCATGCCCTAGCTACTATGTGCCaatatgcattttttttgggttttaaacGTTTGACAGATACCATAGGGGCTACAGGGTATTAACCAAATTTCAGGTCTCTAAAACCTTCCTCAACCAGTCATGATAACTTTTCCAGTAGTCTTGGACAATGTGATGATCGAATGATTGGATCTGACTCTCCAGCATACATTCAATTTCTACCATAGAAATTGAGTTTATGGTTCTCCTTTCCTGATCCTGTACTCTCCCCTAGTATATTTACCAGAATAAGAAATATTTATGCATGAGATTGTGCATTACAACTGTATATCAAAGTGCCCCTCTTGTTGCCACGATCTCTGAAGTATCATGTCTTCATGCTTGCAGGTTCTAGTTCTTAGCAAACTACAACATCCTAATTTAGTGGATTTGATTGGTGCATGCTCAGAAGCCTGGTCCCTTGTATATGAGTATTTGCCAAATGGGAGCCTCCAAGATCACCTCTTCCGGAAACGAAACACTCCTCCGTTGACTTGGAAGACCCGGACACGAATTGCTGCCAAAATATCAAGTGCCCTCCTCTTCTTGCACTCctcaaaacctgaaaaaatcaTCCATGGGGATCTGAAACCTGAAAACATCCTGCTTGATTCATGTTTTAACTGCAAAATTGGAGATTTTGGGATTTGCAGGCTTGTCTCCGAGGAAAGTGTTGATTTTCCAAGTTTCCACAGTAATACAGAGCCAAAGAGTGCATTCCCATATACAGATCCAGAGTTGCAGCGGAATGGAAATCTGACACCAAAGTCTGATATATACTCCTTTGGGATCATTATTCTACAGCTACTCACTGGTAGGCCTCCGGTGGGGCTAACCAATGAGGTGCGTCGGGCTGTGTTGTCTGGGAAGCTGACATCGATTTTGGACACGTCTGCTGGAGAATGGCCTACATGTCTGGcagagcgactggtggatgtgGGCTTACAATGCTGTGAATTAAACAGTCGTGATAGGCCAGAGCTGACAGCAGCTATGGTGCGGGAGCTTGATCAGTTACATGTTCCCGAAGAGCTGCCTGTGCCTTCTTATTTCTTGTGTCCAATACTTAGGGTGAGTGGTTTATAACCTTCTTGCATTGCAAAGACTAGGCCCAAGATTTCATGGCTTTGATTGTGGTAACTAATGTGTGCAGTACAAGCAAAAAATCATAGCCCCGAAGCCAATAGGGTGGAAGTCCTCCAGTAGTATGAAGTCTCCTTGTTGCCTATAACTTTTGAAGAATTTAATCTCTCAGAAAATAACAATTACTTTTAAGAATCAAGTTGTCATGTTATGCCTATTGTTCTTACTGCTCACACAGCAACCTTGTGCTTGCAGGAGATAATGAATGATCCTTATGTGGCAGCAGATGGCTTTACCTATGAAGGCGAGGCCATTCGAGGATGGTTGGAAGATGGACATGATACTTCTCCAATGACCAATTTAAAGCTGAACCACTTGCATCTTACTCCAAATCATGTGCTTCGATGTGCTATACAGGACTGGCTCTGGCAGTCATGATATCCTTTTAACTCCATGTAGCTACTGTAATGTGCATATATGAGCTTGTATGTATGTTTTATTTTGTATATGTATGTGGGCATGTATTGTATGAGAAGTGGGAAAGTGTTAGGATCAGATGATAGGAAACAGTTCAATCATGAAGCCAACTTCATGGACAGCCCCTCTTGTATAAATTTTTCAGGGCGGGATGATAATGTGCAAATTGATTTTGCAGAAAGAGCATCTATAATTTGGGTGATGTGCAAGAGAGTCTCATATCATATAGAGTCATTGGCTAAGTAATAAGATCTGATTGAAATTCTTGATTGTGAGATGTTTGGAGACCCATTTGCAGtgttaaattaaataaaatctgTGAATTTGATGATATAATTAAATGTAGTGGTGTATCTAACCTAGGATTTTGGAGGAATGACAGGCTATATATGTTTGGAATGTAAGAAATGGATAGCaaagtaaagaaaatataaagagACCAAAGCATGAGTTTTTCTGTGTCTTTTTTAGATTCcctctttcttattttccaAACATTGCGAAAAGAAGGCGGGAAGGGTGCAGCTTTCCAGAATGGGCGATAGCCGTAGAATCTTCTTGACCAGGAGATTCATCCCTTGTGTCATCAGATAACGCATAACGCAAGGGTGGGGCTAATGAGGAACTTAACCCAATATTCACGCTGGCCAAGGCTTGCAGCATGTcgcaaaagataaaaaaaaataaatggagaAGTTTTTCCTGTGGAGGAGCGTGATTCTTGTGCATGTTTGGGAGTCAATGGCAGCATATGGGAAAGAGGtcattttcatttcatggggtTGGTCAATCATTTCAAATCATTCTGAATGTAAGGCTAGACTCTCACAAAactatttttcccatttttaataAAGCAAAGGTGCCTATTTTTCTATCACACTGTATGGTATGTCAGATCTTAGATGGAGATTTAAAATTTTGTGAACGCCTTAATATCTCTTGTTCATGTAAAGTTTGTGCTAAACTTTCTAAAATTGTACATGTGGATGTTTTGATGACCAAGAGAGAGACATACTTGAGAAggtaaatttaaatgactaaAATTGGAGTTTGAGTTTTAAACATAACAAATCTAGATTATTCTTTACATATCTAACGGTTAGAATGGTTGAATCACTCTTCCAAGTGGCACATTTAAGTGTATCTGTCCacttatttttttgtaaaattttcaattagatTAAACTCTttctttgaaaataaaatattcataAGCTTGATTCAGTTTATTGCATGAATAACCCCTCGATTAATCATACCAGAACCCCTTGATTAATCACCACCCATTCACGAATTTGTTGCAGGCTTGATGTTTGGTTTTAGGTTAGAAATgttggaaagaaattgaaacaTTTCTGTaataattttacttttcaatgGAAATTACTTTTTCTTGTTCCTGcacatagaaactgaaactaTTTCCCTTTCTGTAACATGTATGAGCTAGATACATTTTGTGGTTTCAATGGAAAAGAAATTCTTTTACTCCTTTGGAATATTTAGGATTACTTTATTAACAAAATCAACTAGAAGAAAACACACAGATGTTTCACCAATTCAAGGTTTAGGTTGTGAGATGTTCCTCATTGAGTATATATAGCTGATTTTAGAGCTTAAAGTGAATATGATTCTACTTTCTACAGGAGACTTACAACCACTTAAACTGATTCAACTGAACAGAAAGATGCCAATCCAGATGAGATTACTCTCGTGTAATGCATGAATTttcattcttcatcttctcctacTACTAGACCAGAATATAGATCATGAGGTCTTGTTCTGAAACTTTCTTCCAGTTCCCTCTGTGGCACACAAAACAGAATTTCCACTGAtgaacttcttgtaatcaaaaGTACAACTTTAATACATACAGTATCTCTGCTTTCTCATTAACACACAACATAAAGAAACTGATCAATTGATTCAAACCCATGAATCAACTGTAAGTAACCCGCAGACAAGGTGTCTCTCCCACTTGCTGGTTTCAGAAACTCTAGCTACAGCTCAACCTTCTTGTAAGATTTTATTTCTGGAACTCTGTAGTTCAGAACTGATGAATGGATGATCTTCTTCAATGGAAAATCCCACCTTAAGCTTATCTTTCTGATCATCCAAAAGAGGTATTGATTCCCGTTTGGAGTCCCATTCTTGGAGTTCTGGAATAAGTTCCTCTGTTGGAGCCTTGCTTTCTTCAAGACCAGTGTCAATCTGCTtcttttttatctctctctGACCTTCCTCAGAATAATGGAAGGAGAACAGATCAGAATCCCCATGATCAGAATCCCCACGATCGTTATACTCTGAATGGCTCCTCCCATACGTTTTCATGGATGAGTCTCTGAAGCTTGTTGCTTCAGTTGAGGAAGGGCGATGGCTGAAGCTGCCAAACCCTTCAATGCCACGGGTTAGCTTGCGAGCTCGATCCCTCTCTTCTTTCAGAAGTGGCCCCTTTTCCAGAAGCTTTAATACCCTCTCGGATTTGTTCCTCACAGTGAGGCCCCAGTTGAATCTGTAAATACAATACAATCAATACAACAAAACCCAGAAAAGGAATACAGAGAATTTTAAGATTAGAGTACAGACCCTCTCTCATCAATATATTGGAAGCTCTCCATTTCCCGAATAATATCTTTATCAGTCTCAAACTCCTCCGCAATACTCCCCGGTCCGTGGGTCAAAAGGTGTTCCAGTAAGATCAAAGCTTTGTAGGAGATTCTCCAATTATTTCTATCAAATCTGGACAACctgaaaatagagaaaataaagagagtttatccccccacccccacttcCTTAACGttgggaatttttttgagaagaaaatagaaataccAAATAGATGAACAGAGAAAATGTTAGGAAATCCAGGAACCTTTTGTGCAGAATATCCACAATTCTCCAATAATCATCGATTTCGAAAGCAGCCCTCGATATCAAACCCATTGTTTTTGTGTCAGGAGACCATGGATTCTCGTTCGTGGCTTCTTCTGTCAAACtttcaaatcaaacccaaaagggTATTTCACGATCAAacaggggagggaaaaaaaaaggaagatcgATGATGACAAAGATCAAAACCAttcacagaagaagaagaataaaaacttACAGTTGTGCTGGGGTAACATCAGTCAAAGCCAACCGTGCCGTCTTGATCTTCTCTTTAAGGAAGAAAGAAGCTTGCTTCTTGAACTCATGGAAGGAAGAAGGGGTACCCATGTTGTTAGCGGTGGTAATGAAGATCGTCGTCGCTCTTGTTCCAAGGATTGGCATGTCTAAGATTTACCGACTGTGATAGATGAATGAGATGTGCTAACTTCTAATTGGCGTAAGCAGGAAACACAACTACTCCTTGTGTTGCTGCAAACATCACCCACCCTCTCAAAGTTGGAAATGCAGACGTAATAAGAAAAAACACAGAGGTAAGAACAATCAATCAAAACAACTAAATGGGTAAAGTTAAAAAgattcaaagtcaaaagaagaacaaaaattgaTCTGTGGGGAAGTGAAGATTTAGGTATTGGAAGGATGATttcaaaaagagaaaatcaaagTTAGAAGCTGCAATCAAAGCGCCCTGGGTGGGTAGTTCAGATTTCAGAAGctcattttgaatttttcaactgggttttttgtctttcttcttcctggCCCAGGAATGCTGGATGGGGTCAGAGTTTAATAACCCAGAATCGGATTTAGAGCAGTGGATTAGAATCGGTAAGAATCGGCTCAACTGTGCGCTAACCATAGACATTAACATTGATTCCAATGCGGATTCAAATCCGATCTGAGTTCCGATTCCCTGTTTTTAAACTAAGGCTCGAGACACTGAATATTTTTATCCaacaaaaaaactaaaaatttatCCAATTATCTCTATGAAGCTGAAGTCGCCTAATACAACGTGCACCTTGTTGAATGCTGACTTTTTCTAACTTGTGACACCATGGGTGACACCAATGGAATCATGTCCTTTTCTTTAGTTGTCACTTGGAAAAATTAATTGTCTCATTTTGACTTATCAATTTCCTCATCGCATCTAAGATTCAAGTATGTAAGTCAATGAAAACACTAGTAGAAACATTGATAggttagaatttttatttttcatgaggGATGAGATGGTCATTTTATCACCATTTACATAATTCAAGTTGTCTTTTTAAACGTCTTTTTTTcattatagtaaaaaaaaaaaaactctcctgATTTAGTGTTGTCTACGCCTAGAGATAGGTGCAAAAAGACCATGTTGATTCAGTGATCCCACACTTTGTGTACTGAAGATGCTTTCGCATACTCTTCCATTGCCCTACGCATTTAGTAGTGTCAAAATCTAACGTCAAAACCTAGTCCAAATCAATAAAATCGATCGAAAAAACCTAAACCGAACTAATCCGATTCTTATTAGACTGGTTTTGGACTAAGATATGTTTCAACCGGttcaaaccgaatgaaaccgacAAAATGATAAATGACTATGAGATtttaaattggtgaattgattatCTATTCCTTGTAATATTAGTGAAAATGTTTTTTATGATaagggaattgttacaaatcaatgaatatgaggttatgaataaataaattaatttgtaaagtgtaacaatgcttccattgatttccttattcactatacaaaattagttggatagttaaatgatgattggataatagggttcatttgtggtttcaatattagttatctttttaGTTATTAAttacccattggtttcaatattagttatatttcctttataatgataaaccatgatttaaccataaatttaaagtgttttcgtTAATCTTTGGTCACtacaagttatgaatgtaagatttcattatggttcaagctcAATAGCAAACCGACTTCAACCGATATTGACccaatattgaaaaatcaaaataaaccgaaacaaaatcaaattggaTTGAAATCGATCGAAAACCGAAATTCTTTATCGGATTggtttggtctccctcattcctatgCTGAAATCGATTCAACCAGATAGAAATCGACCGAActaactgattgacacccctattacGCATGTTGGGAACCCTAAACTACCATTGTAGGACAAATAATTTCAATGTAGTAGTGAATAGATTCCTTTCATCGATTTAATGATCTATGTAAAAAAAATAGGGTTATAAACATGTgattgatttgtagtggtgtcAATTTGACAATTGATAATTATTATAATTAACTATAATCTGTCAATATTTTTACATCGAAGCTTTTACTTGTTCTTTGCTTTGAATCCCATATAGCCGATTCCatttgggataaggctatgGATGTTGTTTTAAAAAGAATAGGGTTAAGGGCAGAGACGTTGCCTCGATTTGGTCGATTCCTCACTGATCAGCCCGATTCCGGTTCATCTGGACCCCATCTACTTCCCGATTTCGAATTCAACAACTGGTAGGTGCAGATCTATCCTTAGTTTGTCAACGacgctttttctttttcttcttcctctgccgCAATTTTGTGCTCTGCTTTTACTACTATTACTTGCCTACGAGAAAGACTTCTACTGCAGCGGTTACAGGCATTGATTATTTGATAGCAGACGGAGAATTAGAGAAGGGAAGACACTTTTGTTGGGTCGGCTTTCGTTGTTGTAAGTTAATCCTCCACCTAGCACctgggtt
It encodes the following:
- the LOC122086690 gene encoding U-box domain-containing protein 33-like isoform X2, which gives rise to MELLTPSPPLQLAGNHFSYGFCSPTTSFSSIGSRRHDHHHGVAAENSGLPEFTGEVGDRVTVAVGKSVEKCLSLLHFCFQRFGCREIVLIHVHQPSPTIPTLLGKLPASQANEEMVTAFRKEEIEQTRKLLFNYLTVCRKAQVKAVVITIEAAQVKKGIIDLVNIHSIRKLVMGVVPDNCMKVKKTSSKANFAAKNAPPFCEIWFVYKRKHVWTREASEGLTIFPSVLSPPDTVLSESLISSSSHNLVGELISNNTCLQTDSSSTGILYFGVRNQVHLEPDKMEVDSSSSGSCFTNQFDSLSSERLFPSDSDSKVEEEMLYNQLEEVMRLAETLKGEAFAELVKCKNLEAEAFEAINKVKVFDAACARESKLREEVEDILRITRQQQQKLLEQREEVTRDLQKMMTNVSVLDIHLRRSTHRREEAAGELKFIQESLATLQDERDKLQQQKEEAMCQLEQCRSRGHTGVPNCDRFIQFCNESHEFTEFTLSDLQTATCDFSESFKIGEGGYGCVYKGEIFNQSVAVKKLHPYNIQCQSEFQQEVLVLSKLQHPNLVDLIGACSEAWSLVYEYLPNGSLQDHLFRKRNTPPLTWKTRTRIAAKISSALLFLHSSKPEKIIHGDLKPENILLDSCFNCKIGDFGICRLVSEESVDFPSFHSNTEPKSAFPYTDPELQRNGNLTPKSDIYSFGIIILQLLTGRPPVGLTNEVRRAVLSGKLTSILDTSAGEWPTCLAERLVDVGLQCCELNSRDRPELTAAMVRELDQLHVPEELPVPSYFLCPILRYKQKIIAPKPIGWKSSSRDNE
- the LOC122086690 gene encoding U-box domain-containing protein 33-like isoform X1 — its product is MELLTPSPPLQLAGNHFSYGFCSPTTSFSSIGSRRHDHHHGVAAENSGLPEFTGEVGDRVTVAVGKSVEKCLSLLHFCFQRFGCREIVLIHVHQPSPTIPTLLGKLPASQANEEMVTAFRKEEIEQTRKLLFNYLTVCRKAQVKAVVITIEAAQVKKGIIDLVNIHSIRKLVMGVVPDNCMKVKKTSSKANFAAKNAPPFCEIWFVYKRKHVWTREASEGLTIFPSVLSPPDTVLSESLISSSSHNLVGELISNNTCLQTDSSSTGILYFGVRNQVHLEPDKMEVDSSSSGSCFTNQFDSLSSERLFPSDSDSKVEEEMLYNQLEEVMRLAETLKGEAFAELVKCKNLEAEAFEAINKVKVFDAACARESKLREEVEDILRITRQQQQKLLEQREEVTRDLQKMMTNVSVLDIHLRRSTHRREEAAGELKFIQESLATLQDERDKLQQQKEEAMCQLEQCRSRGHTGVPNCDRFIQFCNESHEFTEFTLSDLQTATCDFSESFKIGEGGYGCVYKGEIFNQSVAVKKLHPYNIQCQSEFQQEVLVLSKLQHPNLVDLIGACSEAWSLVYEYLPNGSLQDHLFRKRNTPPLTWKTRTRIAAKISSALLFLHSSKPEKIIHGDLKPENILLDSCFNCKIGDFGICRLVSEESVDFPSFHSNTEPKSAFPYTDPELQRNGNLTPKSDIYSFGIIILQLLTGRPPVGLTNEVRRAVLSGKLTSILDTSAGEWPTCLAERLVDVGLQCCELNSRDRPELTAAMVRELDQLHVPEELPVPSYFLCPILREIMNDPYVAADGFTYEGEAIRGWLEDGHDTSPMTNLKLNHLHLTPNHVLRCAIQDWLWQS
- the LOC122086095 gene encoding epsin-3-like yields the protein MPILGTRATTIFITTANNMGTPSSFHEFKKQASFFLKEKIKTARLALTDVTPAQLLTEEATNENPWSPDTKTMGLISRAAFEIDDYWRIVDILHKRLSRFDRNNWRISYKALILLEHLLTHGPGSIAEEFETDKDIIREMESFQYIDERGFNWGLTVRNKSERVLKLLEKGPLLKEERDRARKLTRGIEGFGSFSHRPSSTEATSFRDSSMKTYGRSHSEYNDRGDSDHGDSDLFSFHYSEEGQREIKKKQIDTGLEESKAPTEELIPELQEWDSKRESIPLLDDQKDKLKVGFSIEEDHPFISSELQSSRNKILQEG